The Tripterygium wilfordii isolate XIE 37 chromosome 21, ASM1340144v1, whole genome shotgun sequence genome segment AAACATCATCTAGAACAAGCAAAAATTTCTTTCCAACCAAATTTTCTTTCAACATAACATGCAACAGATCTAAGTTGTCAATATCAGCAGCTTTTGAAGTAATTGACATGAGGATTCTTGTAGTTACCCATGCTATATCAAACTGGTCAGATACAAAGACCCAAACTCTTAAATCAAAATGAGGTTGCACTCTGTCATCATTGTACACAAGTTGAGCAAGGGTTGTTTTACCAACACCTGCCATACCAACTATGGGAACGACAGAAACTCCACCATCTCTCCCTTCATCACTTAGCAGCAATTCAACTAAGATATCTTTATCCTTCCCCCTACCATAAACAGAAGATGCATCTACCACTGAAGTGGTTGGTGATTGTCTTCTATATACAGTCTGTCTTCTACCAAAAGAATCATGCAAACCAAGGACATCTTTATATTTCACAACAAATTCCAATCTATCAATGATCTTTCTGATGTTTGATTCAATTCCCCTACTAGATGGCTAAGGGATGATGATATAAGTTTCCAATTGCTCACCTGATTTCCGGTATTTCGGGATTCGGCTTCTAGTTCACACTTGAGAGCCTCAGTAGCCAGCTCATCCAATATGTCCTCAGCATCATAGAGAGCATCTTTGGCCATGTTCAGCCACTTCTGAACAGCAGACGAGTAAAATTGCTTTTCCTCAGCATCACTAAGCAAAGTAGTCAGACATAGCAATATCATCTTCAAGTTTTCCAGTAAGTCATCATATCTCCTACCAAATAGTAACTGAAAGAAATCACGAGAAGCCAATCTGTCAAACAGCACCTGAAGGAACGCTGAGAGAAAAGCCTCTCCCACAGCCATTTTatgaagaaaagtaaaaaaaaaaacaatgaaaggaACTGCAAACACATTGCAAGCCAAGACTATtaagaaaagtaagaagcaaaaGATATTTACTTTTCAATTAGGTAACAAAAAATGTGCACCTACTCTTTCCTTTAAGGATAAGAGTTGCCCAAGTCATAATGGCCCTACTATGTCCTTGTAAGAGCACCTCCAATGATGGAGGGGagattgggccaacaaaaaaccaaaactattaagaaaagtaaaaaagcaaAAGATATTTCCCTTTCAATTCggtaaaaaaaaatgtgcaCCTTTTGATCTTCAGATATTATTTCCTGGAGCTGGAAGTGACCAATAGCAGCCAGACCTGGTCACTATTTTAGTCATGTACATTGAAATCCCAATCATCTAGTGCTTGTGCGTTTTCTTCCCTTTAAGCAAAGAGTTGCCCTAGTCATAATGGCCCTACTATGTCCTTGTAAGATGGTTACTGGTAGAAGGTCACAAAAAGTCAGTCAACTTCTGTAAGGAACCTTATGACACTGTATTTGTTTGGGCTGGTCTTGTGAGATGGGTTGGTTATTTGGGTCATGCCTTATTAGGCCCATGAAGAGAGTGTAGAAACTACACCAGAGATCTATCGAAGGAGAATTCAGACTCTGGTTGCTTTGTTGCAGCTTGGAGACTGCCGATCTTGAATCCGGCAAGGTGCTGTTTGGTCGATTTACACTTGGTTGCGTAACAACTTCAGAGACCTAAATGCGATTCCATGCAAAACCATTTCCAAAGAAAAGTCTCAATGCTTCAAAAGTACGGCTGATCCTCACATTAGTTTCAGCAGCTGggaaggaaattaaaaaaagaaaaagaaaagagaacccGAAAATAGTAAGAAACGGACTTACCCATTGAGGCATTTCCTCGAACACCTTTAGTTGACCTCGGAGACTTTGCTGGGTTGCCAAAACTGCGAGCGGGTTTGATCTGTATTAGTCTATAACAGCAAGTCCACGTGGTAGAAAAGAGTGGGTGGCAATTCTCCTTTAGCATTTTGGTATTTCTCTTCATACatgaacatataaatatatacaaccTCTTCTTCTTGTCCATCCAGTCTTCCAGATGTTTGATGACGAAAGCCTATGGTCGTTAAAAAAATCTCCAGAAAAATGTCTCCACTCTAAGGAATTCCTGTCCACAAGACCCTCGCAGTGGGCAAAGTCAGGACAACACAAACCTTATCTCTAACAATGAACAGGTCTAGGATATTTGGAGGACTGTTTTCGGAAATTGAATTCGTGACTTTTACCTTGCATCCTTGCAACTCTACATCTCAGTCATATACTCACTTGTAGACCAAGtccaagattaaaaaaaaaaaggaaaaaaaaaagacacgtCCAAGAAATTATTTAAAGCTTTCCTTTTGAGCCCATAAAAAGTACAGTACTGCAACTATCTTTCACATGAATAATGGATTATTATCTTGTATATAATAATCACAGTAGACACAAGACAGAGTCCAAGAAATTATTTAAAGCTTTCCTTTTGAGCCTATAAAAAGTACAGTACTGCAACTATCTTTCACATGGATAATGGATTATTATCTTGTATATAATAATCACAGTAGACATCATGGTATGAGGGAGAGTAGAATGTGTCCTTAATAAACTTTTAAGTTCTCATGGTTTAGGAATGATAGCCCAACAATGTCACAATGttgcaaagaaaaagaataccCAATGCTTTATTAGAAACCTGTGTATAGAACCCCTCCGAGGCTAACCATTAACAGCAGGGTGCATGAAATGCTTGGAAAATCAAATTTGTGCTAAGTTAGATTCACCAATAATCTCCGCAAGAGCATTCTCCATTCTTGAAGTGGTGGAACCGTTGCATATCCCGAACTATGATTTCCCGTCCGGTCACAAGTGAGATGTACTTGGTTGCAGTATGACAATCTCCACAAACTCGAAGATTCTTCCGGATGTGTATAGTTGTACCTGGACTGGTATTTAAAAGTCCAAAAGCAATGGCCAGTCTCTCACTATGGCTGTTGAGCAATTGCTCCTTAACATTATCTTCAACATCATGAATTGAATTGGTGTCGGGCACATAACCAGAAGCTTTGATCTTATCCACCAGTTTTTCAAGAAAAGCATATATATCCTTGGATTGTGGATGCTCTGTGCTTCCAGAATAGAAGGTATGAACCTCATTTCTCAACTCCACTAGACTGCAACCTGGAGTTTTTTGAAGTCCATTCTTCTCCATCATGGTTCTCACTTTCGCCACTTTGTGCCACATAGAAGCTGTAGCATATATATTAGCAAGCAATACATGATACCCGCCATCATGAGGGTTCAACTCAAATATTTTGTCTGCTGCCTTCTCCCCTAGTTCAACATTTCTATGAATTTTGCAAGCACCCAGCATGGCACCATAGACATTAATCCCTGGCTCGAAAGGCATCTCTTGAATGAAATTCCAAGCCTCGTTCAGCCTTCCAGCTCGACCAAGAAGGTCAACCATGGCTCCATAGTGATCCATCAAAGGCTCTAAGCCGTAATCCTCCTTCATGCTGTTAAAATAGTAAAGCCCCTCTTCTACCAGGCCTGAGTGGCTGCACGCAGAGAGAACACAAAGAAATGTCACAGTGTTTGGCTTGATCGCACAATTCTGCATCTCTCTGAACAGGTCTAAACCGGCCTCTCCAAAACCATGTGTGCCGTATCCATCTATCATAGCATTCCATGTTGTCACATGCCTGTGATCCATCATGTCAAACAACTTTCTTGCAGTCTGAACAGCTCCACATTTTGCATACATGTCAACAAGAGCAGTCATAACATATACATTCTTGTCAAAGTAACTTCTAATAACCAGTCCGTGAATCCACTTCGCCTGACGTGTAACTGATAAGTCTGCAAGAGCAGGAATCACACTCACTAAACTAAATGAGTCTCGCTTTACATTTTGAGACTGCATCTCACAAAAGAGACTTAAAGCCTCATTTACACATCCATTTTGTGCATAACCCAATATCATGGCATTCCAAGAGACGAGTGTTTTTCTTTGCAAGTTCTTAAATATACCATCAGCAATATCTACTCTTTTACACTTGGAGTACATGGAAATCAATGAATTCGCGACTGATATATCAGACTCAAGTTTCAATTCATCTAATAGTTTATGAACAAAGATTCCCCTGTCAAGGTCTCCCAAATCAGCACAGGCATGTAAGGCTTCCATAACTGTGACATTGGTTGGTTCCATCCCTTCATCCAACATCTTCTGAAATAATTTCATTGCTTCCTCAGGATCCCCACTCTGTACATACCCGTCAATCATGGAATTCCAAGAAACAACTGTCCTTTCATTCATCCCTTCAAAAATTGACCGAGCAGTTCTCACCGCACCACATTTTGCATACATATCTACAAGAGCAGTTAAAACATTTACAAAAGACTCAAACCCAGCTTTTATGATATACCCATGAACAGACCTGCCAATTACCAATGACCCCATATCTGCTGCCGCAGGCAAAATCGAAACAATGGTAACCGAATCCGGCCTCTGGCCCTCTTCAAACAACCGTATAACTAACTCCAATGCCACTTTCGCCAACCCATTTTGTGCATACCCGGCAATAATTGTATTCCAAGATACCAAGTCTCTTACAGGCATTCTATCAAACATCTTATACGCTTCATGAATCATCCTACACTTCGCATACATATTCACAACACTAGTCATTGCAAACAAATTCGAAGAGAACCCACTTGTTATCAGCTGGCCATGGATCTCCTTACCCCTCCTAAGGTCAGCCTTATCGCCACAAACTTTCAAAAGATACGTAAAGTTATAAACAATAGGCCTAACACTATCGCGTCTCATTCGACAAAAAAACGACAAGGCAGCATCTAATGATTCACTCTTGGTATACCCTTTAAGCAATGTGTGGTAAAGCACATCAAGTTTATCTTCAATTGGCTCGAAAACGCGGGCAGCATCGGTGAGGCTACCGTAGTTGCAGAAGAGGCTGACGAGCTTTGTTTGGAAGAGAAGCTCGTCACGGAGGAGGCCGTTCTTGATGATGAGTGGGAGAATTTGGTGGAGTTCTTTCATGGAAGTACAGAGCTCAAGAAGAATTGCGGATGGGTGCTTGTAGACATGAGAAGGGATGTAAACTCTTTGGGAGAGAGTGTGAAGGATTGAAGGAGATGGTGCTTTAGGCAGAAAAACAGggggttgtggtggtggtggtggtgttgctgTGAAGGGTAGGAGCTGTGAgctcatctctctctttcttctatcTCTACATACATTTGCAGGTGTGCACAATCTGCTGAGGATATAAACGTGTGAGAAAATTTTACGGTGTAAAATATCTAGGCTGCCATCCCTTAGCTTACATTTACCATGTTGGGGTGAATTCCGTGATAGATTCGGTCGCTAATGGATCcttgttaatatttttttgacacGTAGGTAAAGCAATCGAATCTGATTATCAAGATGATACAGATCATTCTTATCAGTTATCACTTTATTTAGTGATCGGATGTGGATCATTGTTAATATATTAAAAAGGTTcgtcattttttttgttattattattgggGGCTAAATAAGCCCCTCTATTTTACATTTCGGTTCTGTGAGcctttataataaataaattgttattAAACTTGGCAaatgaaattatatttgatCTTTACTCCATTGCTTACTTGACTGGGAAACCTTATCATATCATAGTCTTGGCAATCAACACAAGGATAAGGACATGAAATATAAAAATCTTCGTTGGAGAACATACTGCAACGTCATCGATCTGCAAACTTCCTCCATTGTCTCTACTGCAACGAATTTGGACTCCTTTTTCCACGACGTCACTAATAGCATCAACAGCGCGAGATGCACAATATGTGATGGAATCATCTAGTGTAATATTTGCTGATTCATAAGACGGTTTTTATCCCATCATTACCAATTTTTCTTCACTAGTGCTAAATAATATTAGCACTAATTAACTACCAAAACTACAAATCCAAATAACAGGAGGTGAGGTGACAGTTGAGTTGGATAATCCTTGACACGAGGGGAGTTGGCCAAATAACTTTCGACGGTCAAGTTAGTGATGGCCAAAAGTGAGAGAGAGTTGCAGAGTGAAGAAATATAACCGTTGACCATCATTAGTGGTGTGGCGGAGAAGCTGTTTAGTGGTGGTCGAGAGGTAGACTTTAGAGTGAGGAAGTAGTGAGAAAACGAGAGCAATTGGCGCCTCCATGCAGGTATCCAAGCGCAAAAACTCGATCTGTTTTCCAAAGGAGGAGGGGTTGgctatttagtatttatagcAAGTTGGAGAAATGATAGATAGACTGAAGTAATGATTGTGGACCCGTATCGAGGCCGTGGGCTTGTAGGGCTAGACCATGTCAGCCGGACCGTAGGGCTGGACCTGTCGGCTGTGATGGGCTGTAGCATTGGACCTGTCCGCCAAGCTGCATATGTAGTTATGTACCTGCATGGataatcaagcatttaagctgTTCTTCAGCTCAAGCTGGTAAGTTTAGGTTATTTAGTTGTCCCTCTGTCAAACGTACCACCACCATTTATCAGTTTCCTGCAAGCCTAAACTAATAAATAGTGGCTTGATTGACAATCCACTAATAAATAGTGGCTTGATTGACAATCAactgggttagacatatatgtccctaatgtttgattccaattagaaacaaatttctcaatggtatttcaaaaaaaaaaactactccctccgtcccattttaattgtccccttcaattttacacagtttaagaaattacattactccccttcaatttgacatttataccctcatttatagatGACAATTAAGattttataccctcatttatagatgacaattaagatgtcaatgactAATTGAGAATTCACTCCattagcttttcaatttaagggtaaaatggataaaattagttttaattaattgaaatgggcatgcattttgagacatccAAATTTTTtggaatagaggacaattaaaatgggacggagggagtagtaAATTAAAATTGCACCGCCATAAGAATTGCCATCACATTGTCCTATTTGACAGCACTGGTCGAATTCAGGTCACATTGctattgaaaattcaaaaagaatCCACCTTGATCATCAATGTGCCAGCCTCCAATGTAACAAACAGTAAGGTTATTGGTATTACAATAAAACTTAGCTGGTAAAAAACTCGATATCTAACATGTACAAAAGAGAAGTTGCACAGTTACACAGCCAAGTCGAACCACTAATCCCCTGCTAAAAAACATGTGTTGTGTGTCATATTCAACCACAAGACAAGCTAATTTGGGAGGCAAGCAATTGCCAATCTGCTCTCTATACActgattaaaaataataattctcTTCTATGACAGATAAATAACCAAAACACTGGAGAAACCTATCACAATTTGGTGAAAACCCAAGAGAGATCGACTAAGACAAATCAAAATAATAACCTCAAATGAAGATAGTTCCACCAGTGATTACCAATTTGACATGAAACCAACGAGAATAAGAGATGGGTCTTAAACAACCACCCAACTCAGAAGACCAATGCCACGGCAAAGCAATAGATGCTGAattcaaaccaaaaaagaaattcaCAACCGATAAAAAATATAAAGTCATCTGTATAATGGATAAGTAAAAGCAGCTATTTTAACAAATGCTTTGATTTATACAGCAGAAATTGTTGCCAGAGCAAAATTTTTATGATCTTATAGCAAATTCAGAAGAGAGTGATGCCACCCAAAAGAGGAGCCCCAAGAACTCAATTTACATCACTAGCCAACACTTCCCACAAATGGATAGCAAGCAACTCCAAAATGAATGTATGAAGAAGAACAAGTGCTATAAAATATGATAGCATGAGAATCTAACCTCAAACAATATCAGGACCTTAGCTCTACAATTCACCTTCAAATAGAGCTGCATTCTTTCAACTTTCATGTAGCATAATGGGGAGCCCTGGCAGCCATACCGGCAACCTGAGCCTGCATCTGAGCAGCCCTGACTTTAGCTGCCGTGGCGCGGTGAAAGAACTGTTCCCTGGACAACAGCCTCACATTCCTCAAGTATTGATCAAATGGCATAACCCCTTCCTGCACGGCCTTATCCAAAGAGTACACAACATCCTCAATAGCCAAATCCGCGGAAGTGCAATCCAGCATCTGCTTAGATAGCAAATCAGTGCACTCAAAAGCAGTGTCCACATCTAAATTGGGAGCATTCTTGACCTTCCCCGCGTTTTCCCTTACCCATCCCTCCAAAACGTCGATGTTCATCAATACGACCTGCAACTGTCCCTCTAATCCTTCCTTCTCGTCTTGCATCCCCTTCAATCCTCTGTTAACCTCCTCCTCTCTCCGCCTCAACACAGCCTGCGCGCTAAACAATTCTTCCACCTCCATCTCCCTCGTCTTCCTCATCGCCGTAATATCCCCGTGCGCCATCTCCATAATCTTTGTAATAGCGTTCTTCTTGTACACCTCGGCCGCATCATCAGTCTGCGCTCTCCCAGCCCCGCCATAAGGAGACGGAGGCTGGTACGGCCTCGGAGTTGGCGTCGACTGGGAAGTATGATGGATCCCTGCCGGCGGTCTAGCATATTCCGTAGGGCCTACGGACCCAAAACTAGGGCTCGGAGTAGGGCTAGGTGTCGGACGGCGCTGCGAGTAAAGCGGTGGATCTCGAGAAAAGGTCCTGCTCAACTCGCCAACAAGATCGACAAGATTCGAACTCGGATAGATCCAATTCTGCAAGCAAGGGATCGAGACGAGTCCCGAGGGGTTAACGTGCGGGTGAGGGCGCTTGATGACCATATCACGCGTCGGATTGACGTACACGACGGGAGGATGCCGAGGATAGGACTCCATAAGCCAGATAACCACAGGGATGTTGTAGGTGACGCCATTGAAGGGCATCGGAATTGTACCGTCGGCCTGGAGGAGATTCACAGAGCGGCCATCGTTATGAGTGAAAGTGGCCGTCTTGGGCTCCAACGACGGGTAAGCACCGTTAAGAGTGACCAGGTGATTGCGGATGAGCCACTTAGTTTCCTCCGAGTAAGGGAGGGCAGATGGCCCCCGTTGTGACAGTAGGGAGGAGAGGAACTGCTGGATCTGCGGTGAATGCGGCGATGGCACCATAGGTGAAAGAAATCAAAGAGAGGTTGTTCTTGATTGTTTGATCTGGAGGAGCAGCTGTGAGAATCGAAGAAGACCACACAGACGGTTGAGAGACTTTCCGTTGCTGTTATTTGGTCTTTGGTTTTGTTGCTTAACCGTGTGTGCTTTCTCCGCGTGTGCTCGAAGTCAAAAGGGCCTTTTTTTAGCTATAAAGAACTGAAGAAGTGCTTCGTTAGGGCCCATTAAGAATCTGGATTACATGGGCTTTTGGATTTAATTGTCAAACAGGCCCATTTTGAGTTTTGTATACTCAAAATTTTGCTATGACCTTTTGGTTTCATTACATAGAATGGGTTTAGCATGCATGTAATACAAAAAGAACAAAGCCTATAGTAACTGGTGAATTGGGTTTCGGCTTATAGTAACTAGGCTAGAAAAGAACAAAGCCTTGTGAGCCTAATGTATTCACGAGAACTGATAAATTTAAAGTGGACAATATCATTTATTTGTATGAGGTGTAGTTTTCTAATACAAAATAGCTCAAATTTACTGTTTTTCAATGAGTACACATTTAGACTAGTTGGGGTTTTTTTTGGCTTTCTTCCAGGTAAGCCTCTCAATTTCCATTCTCTGGATCTTGCCTTCTCTGTTAATGCCAAGCTTATCCTTTATCGGATACACTCTTTAatcttgtttttcttctctctctatatatatatatataaaaaaaatttgtgtttctcTCCACTGTTtcaagatttagggtttttagtgTAGTATTTTAATTAGTATTGTTTAGTCAAATTAAACTATAAAACTGTTGCTTATTCGTGctcaatcaaatttacatgacATTCATTCTTTGTATAAGAATAATCAcagaaaaggaaaatcaaatTTACATGACATTAATAATGGTAATTGCTAAATGCACATTAATTTTACTTAgtacacacaaacatatatttttgtGCATGATATGACAATTGAGTTAACTTTTTTTATGGATAATATAAATTAGCAAttgaacaaagagagagagagtggaggaGCTTTGCATTGGAAAACTAAAGAATAATACAAGGGCAGTCAGACCTGACTTGACTCCGgacagcttttgattttttttgtacgACTACACCCTccccactctctctctttctcaccaCCTGTGAGACGGAGCCCCACCCCCTCATCATACATCTATGCTCCAACTCTATATATGTCTATGTCCATAgcctctactctctctctctctctctcacagctGTCTTTCTTTCAATACTCACTCTATGGCCCCTCCTCTTCATTTATCTTGGTAACATTTGTGTTTCTCTTCAGTACTCCACGCCATTATAAGAGATGCTAGGGCTTCTACAATGGCAATATCTTTCCTCAAAGCTCATCATCCTCTGTTTgatcccagaaaaaaaaaaggacttgcTTGTGCACaaagtgtttgtttatttttctcttttatctcTAACAGATGATGAAGAGGAGATACTAGCAAAATGGGCTATAAGGGACGAGGCCATGTCAGTCGAGCCATCTACGTACGTACgtttgtctttttttatttaattttttttatggtttgacATGAATCATGAAATTAATATGGCACACTAGAtacttctatttatttattctaaGCAAAATATAATTAAGTCTCCATTGTTCAACAGCTATGGATTCTCAAGCACCGCCTTGTTCGGTAGGATGGACAGAGTGCTCAATCCCTAGCCTACTTGGTTTAAAGGatttaagaaaaaatatatttagttAACCTTTGATTAACTACACTCAACTGACCTTCggactcaattttttttcttgcggATATGGATCATTTGGAAGAAATGAGAGCTTGGGCCGAAGATCTACGATTGTCAGTAGTAGTtctagtgataa includes the following:
- the LOC119988949 gene encoding pentatricopeptide repeat-containing protein At1g11290, chloroplastic → MSSQLLPFTATPPPPPQPPVFLPKAPSPSILHTLSQRVYIPSHVYKHPSAILLELCTSMKELHQILPLIIKNGLLRDELLFQTKLVSLFCNYGSLTDAARVFEPIEDKLDVLYHTLLKGYTKSESLDAALSFFCRMRRDSVRPIVYNFTYLLKVCGDKADLRRGKEIHGQLITSGFSSNLFAMTSVVNMYAKCRMIHEAYKMFDRMPVRDLVSWNTIIAGYAQNGLAKVALELVIRLFEEGQRPDSVTIVSILPAAADMGSLVIGRSVHGYIIKAGFESFVNVLTALVDMYAKCGAVRTARSIFEGMNERTVVSWNSMIDGYVQSGDPEEAMKLFQKMLDEGMEPTNVTVMEALHACADLGDLDRGIFVHKLLDELKLESDISVANSLISMYSKCKRVDIADGIFKNLQRKTLVSWNAMILGYAQNGCVNEALSLFCEMQSQNVKRDSFSLVSVIPALADLSVTRQAKWIHGLVIRSYFDKNVYVMTALVDMYAKCGAVQTARKLFDMMDHRHVTTWNAMIDGYGTHGFGEAGLDLFREMQNCAIKPNTVTFLCVLSACSHSGLVEEGLYYFNSMKEDYGLEPLMDHYGAMVDLLGRAGRLNEAWNFIQEMPFEPGINVYGAMLGACKIHRNVELGEKAADKIFELNPHDGGYHVLLANIYATASMWHKVAKVRTMMEKNGLQKTPGCSLVELRNEVHTFYSGSTEHPQSKDIYAFLEKLVDKIKASGYVPDTNSIHDVEDNVKEQLLNSHSERLAIAFGLLNTSPGTTIHIRKNLRVCGDCHTATKYISLVTGREIIVRDMQRFHHFKNGECSCGDYW
- the LOC119989901 gene encoding protein ELC-like, encoding MVPSPHSPQIQQFLSSLLSQRGPSALPYSEETKWLIRNHLVTLNGAYPSLEPKTATFTHNDGRSVNLLQADGTIPMPFNGVTYNIPVVIWLMESYPRHPPVVYVNPTRDMVIKRPHPHVNPSGLVSIPCLQNWIYPSSNLVDLVGELSRTFSRDPPLYSQRRPTPSPTPSPSFGSVGPTEYARPPAGIHHTSQSTPTPRPYQPPSPYGGAGRAQTDDAAEVYKKNAITKIMEMAHGDITAMRKTREMEVEELFSAQAVLRRREEEVNRGLKGMQDEKEGLEGQLQVVLMNIDVLEGWVRENAGKVKNAPNLDVDTAFECTDLLSKQMLDCTSADLAIEDVVYSLDKAVQEGVMPFDQYLRNVRLLSREQFFHRATAAKVRAAQMQAQVAGMAARAPHYAT